The genomic interval GGCCCGGAGCCCCGCGGGGAGGGGGGCGCGCGGCCGTGAGCGTGCGCGGCCGGATGGGGGCGCGGTGATCAGCCGCGAGCTGCTCATCGTCAACAAGCTGGGGCTGCATGCCCGGGCGGCGAGCCACCTGGTGAAGGTGGCCAGCGGCTTCGCCTCGAGGGTCACGCTCGAGCGCGCCGGTGCCAGCGCGAACGCCAAGAGCATCATGGGGCTCATGCTGCTGGC from bacterium carries:
- a CDS encoding HPr family phosphocarrier protein, with protein sequence MISRELLIVNKLGLHARAASHLVKVASGFASRVTLERAGASANAKSIMGLMLLAAAKGHTVTVTADGPDEREALAAVEALVCDRFHEEQ